A window of the Kazachstania africana CBS 2517 chromosome 10, complete genome genome harbors these coding sequences:
- the TOP2 gene encoding DNA topoisomerase 2 (similar to Saccharomyces cerevisiae TOP2 (YNL088W); ancestral locus Anc_2.201) has protein sequence MASEQKSASEKYQKISQLEHILKRPDTYIGSIEVQEQEQWIYDETTDCMMEKHVKIVPGLFKIFDEILVNAADNKVRDPTMKKIDVTISPDENQIEVRNDGKGIPIEVHEKEKIYIPELIFGHLLTSSNYDDDEKKVTGGRNGYGAKLCNIFSTEFILETADPDTGKKYVQRWENNMNVCHPPKITSYKKGPSYTKVTFKPDLSRFNMEKLDDDILGVMRRRVYDINGSVRDINVYLNGKSLKIRNFKNYVELYLKSLEKKRLLDNGQDATVQNNIPTILHERVSDRWEVAFAVSDISFQQISFVNSIATTSGGTHVNYITDQIVRKVSDFLKKKKKSIKPFQIKNNMFIFVNCLIENPAFTSQTKEQLTTRVKDFGSRCDISNEYINKIMKTDLATKIFEIADENAHNALKKSDGTRKSRITEYPKLEDANKAGTREGYKCTLVLTEGDSALSLAVAGLAVVGRDYYGCYPLRGKMLNVREASADQILKNAEIQAIKKIMGLQHKKKYEDTKSLRYGHLMIMTDQDHDGSHIKGLIINFIESSFPGLLDIPGFLVEFITPIVKVTITKPRRQTISFYNMPDYEKWREEESHKYTWKQKYYKGLGTSTGQEVKEYFSDLDRHLKKFHTLQGNDKDLIDLAFSKKKADDRKEWLRQYEPGTVLDPRINEIPISDFINKELILFSLADNIRSIPNVLDGFKPGQRKVLYGCFRRNLRSEIKVAQLAPYVGECTAYHHGEQSLAQTIISLAQNFVGSNNIYLLMPNGAFGTRATGGKDAAAARYIFTELNKLTRKIFHPADDPLFNYLQDDEKTVEPEWYLPVIPMLLVNGCEGIGTGWSTSIPPFNPEDIVRNIKHLMNNEALEEMHPWFRGWDGTIEQTDPQRYRMYGRIEQVGSNTLEITELPARTWTSTIKEYLLLGLSGSDKSKPWIKDMEEQHGSTIKFIITLTDEEMAKTKKVGFYERFKLISPMSLMNMVAFDPYGKIKKYEAVNEILTDYFYVRLEYYQKRKDYMSERLQWEVEKYSYQVKFIKMIIERELIVTNKPRKTIIQELEAFGFPRINKEGKPYYGKTEDVSGALEEDDESSDAEEHDADSEHHTEGTEVINGPEEIYGSYEYLLGMRIWSLTKEKYERLLKQKQEKEVELEMLLKLSAKDIWNTDLDAFMKGYKEFMEFDEEVRNGEVPAKGGKTKGKRKRKNADDDDDEFVVGKTAKKTKAKRQTKKAKLEENFERILIEPKAIVKPKRAVKIKSESKDTSVSATPTPVAIKTEDNKEALSSSSSTIFDKKVTKSSDDASSSLSTFSSKFKKITDMFDSVEDTSRNTTPESIKEDEPIKKPVPKAAVSTVAVKKRAPAKRKTIELSDESDLEILSEDDDEEEKVIPRQRSARASSRPMKNYTQTVELSDDSFIDDDDVEVNSDASFNEDID, from the coding sequence ATGGCATCTGAACAGAAATCTGCCTCCGAGAAGTATCAGAAGATCTCTCAGCTGGAACATATCTTAAAGAGACCGGATACCTACATTGGTTCTATCGAAGTGCAGGAGCAAGAGCAATGGATCTACGATGAGACCACCGATTGTATGATGGAGAAACATGTCAAAATTGTCCCTGGcctattcaaaatttttgatgagATTTTGGTTAATGCTGCTGATAATAAAGTTCGTGATCCAACTATGAAAAAGATCGATGTTACTATTTCACCTGATGAAAACCAAATCGAGGTTAGAAATGACGGAAAAGGTATTCCCATTGAAGTCcatgagaaagaaaagatatacATTCCAGAATTGATTTTTGGCCATCTTCTTACCTCATCTAATTATGATGACGATGAGAAGAAGGTCACTGGTGGTAGAAACGGTTACGGTGCAAAATTatgtaatattttctcCACCGAATTCATTCTAGAGACTGCTGATCCTGATACTGGTAAAAAGTATGTCCAAAGGTGGGAGAACAATATGAATGTCTGTCACCCTCCAAAGATTACTTCCTATAAGAAGGGACCATCATACACTAAAGTCACATTCAAGCCTGATTTGAGCAGGTTTAATATGGAAAAACTTGATGACGATATTCTTGGGGTTATGCGTCGACGTGTCTATGATATCAATGGGTCTGTTCGTGATATCAACGTTTACTTAAATGGtaaatctttgaagattCGTAACTTTAAAAATTATGTTGAATTATATCTAAAATcattagaaaagaaaaggttGCTCGATAATGGCCAAGATGCTACtgttcaaaataatattccaaCTATTCTTCACGAAAGGGTGAGCGATCGCTGGGAAGTTGCATTTGCAGTCTCAGACATCTcctttcaacaaatttcatttgtaaATTCTATTGCTACAACGTCTGGGGGTACCCATGTCAATTATATTACTGATCAAATCGTAAGAAAAGTTTCAGATTttttaaagaagaagaaaaagagtaTTAAaccttttcaaatcaagaaTAATATGTTTATTTTCGTCAATTgtttaattgaaaatccAGCATTTACATCGCAAACGAAAGAGCAATTGACTACAAGAGTTAAAGATTTTGGGTCACGTTGTGACATTAGTAATGAATACATTAATAAGATCATGAAAACTGATTTAGCgaccaaaatttttgaaattgctGATGAAAATGCACATAACGCATTAAAGAAGTCTGATGGTACCAGAAAAAGTAGAATTACAGAATATccaaaattagaagatgcCAATAAGGCTGGTACGAGGGAAGGTTACAAATGTACGTTGGTTTTAACAGAGGGTGACTCTGCCCTGTCGCTGGCCGTTGCCGGTCTTGCTGTGGTGGGAAGAGATTATTATGGTTGTTATCCATTACGTGGTAAAATGCTGAATGTTAGAGAAGCTAGTGCtgatcaaattttgaagaatgcTGAAATTCAAGccatcaaaaaaattatggGTTTACAGcataagaaaaaatatgaagatACGAAATCTTTGAGGTACGGACATCTTATGATCATGACAGATCAAGATCATGATGGTTCCCATATTAAAGGTTtaatcattaattttatagAAAGCTCATTTCCCGGTCTATTGGATATACCTGGTTTCCTGGTGGAGTTTATTACTCCAATTGTGAAAGTTACCATTACAAAACCACGTAGACAAactatttctttctataATATGCCAGACTATGAAAAGTGGAGAGAAGAGGAATCACATAAATATACTTGGAagcaaaaatattataagGGGTTAGGTACTTCTACTGGTCAAGAAgtcaaagaatatttttccGATTTGGATAGACATCTGAAGAAGTTCCATACTTTACAAGGAAACGATAAGGATTTGATTGATCTagcattttcaaagaaaaaggcCGATGATCGTAAAGAGTGGTTGAGACAATATGAGCCAGGTACAGTTCTGGATCCACGCATTAATGAAATTCCTATTAGTGACTTCATTAATAAAGAACTCATCCTTTTCTCATTAGCAGATAACATTAGGTCTATTCCAAATGTATTGGATGGGTTTAAACCAGGTCAGAGAAAGGTATTATATGGTTGTTTTAGACGTAATTTGAGATCTGAAATTAAAGTTGCTCAATTAGCACCCTATGTCGGTGAATGTACGGCTTATCATCATGGTGAACAGTCATTAGCTCAAACAATTATTAGTTTGGCCCAAAATTTTGTGGGGTCTAACAATATTTATCTTTTGATGCCTAACGGTGCATTCGGTACTAGAGCAACTGGTGGTAAAGATGCAGCCGCTGCGagatatatttttactGAATTAAACAAACTTAccagaaaaattttccacCCTGCTGATGATCCACTATTTAATTATCTTCaggatgatgaaaaaacaGTGGAGCCAGAATGGTATTTGCCAGTTATACCGATGCTTTTAGTCAACGGCTGTGAAGGTATTGGTACCGGTTGGAGTACTAGTATTCCACCCTTCAATCCTGAAGATATTGTTAGAAATATCAAACATCTAATGAACAATGAAGCTCTAGAGGAAATGCATCCGTGGTTTAGAGGCTGGGATGGTACAATAGAACAAACTGACCCTCAGCGTTATAGGATGTATGGTAGAATTGAACAAGTTGGTTCGAACACCTTAGAAATTACAGAATTGCCCGCCAGAACATGGACATCTACtatcaaagaatatttattattaggTTTGAGTGGTAGCGATAAAAGCAAACCGTGGATCAAAGACATGGAAGAACAACATGGTAGTAcaattaaatttatcatcaCTCTAACTGATGAGGAGATGGCAAAAACTAAAAAGGTTGGCTTTTACGAACGtttcaaattaatttcTCCAATGAGTTTGATGAATATGGTGGCATTTGACCCGTATGgcaaaatcaagaaatacGAGGCAGTCAATGAAATTCTGACAGACTATTTTTATGTCAGGTTGGAATATTATcagaagagaaaagattaCATGAGCGAAAGACTCCAATGGGAAGTTGAGAAGTATTCATATCAAGTCAAGTTTATCAAGATGATCATAGAAAGAGAATTGATTGTAACCAACAAACCAAGAAAAACAATTATCCAGGAACTGGAAGCATTTGGTTTTCCAAGAATCAATAAGGAAGGAAAACCATACTATGGAAAAACTGAAGATGTCTCTGGTGCGCTTGAAGAGGATGACGAATCTTCTGATGCTGAAGAACATGACGCTGACTCTGAACATCACACGGAAGGCACTGAGGTTATTAACGGGccagaagaaatttatGGTAGTTATGAATATTTGCTAGGTATGAGAATTTGGTCTCtaaccaaagaaaaatatgaaagatTACTAAAGCAAAAGCAAGAAAAGGAAGTGGAATTGGAAATGTTACTGAAGCTCTCCGCAAAAGACATTTGGAACACTGACCTTGATGCATTTATGAAAGGATATAAAGAGTTCAtggaatttgatgaagaagtgCGTAATGGTGAAGTTCCTGCTAAAGGAGGCAAAACTAAAGGTAAACGTAAGAGAAAGAATgcagatgatgatgatgatgagtTCGTTGTTGGCAAGACAGCTAAGAAAACCAAAGCGAAAAGACAAACAAAGAAGGCCaaacttgaagaaaatttcgaaaGAATTCTGATTGAACCTAAAGCAATAGTAAAGCCAAAAAGAGCAgttaaaattaaaagtgaAAGTAAGGACACATCTGTTTCTGCGACACCTACGCCAGTTGCGATAAAGACGGAGGATAATAAAGAAGCCTTGAGTTCGAGTTCATCAACAATATTTGACAAGAAGGTCACAAAGAGTAGTGACGACGCTTCCAGCAGCTTGAGCACATTTTCCAGcaaattcaagaagatcACAGATATGTTCGACAGCGTTGAAGATACTTCAAGAAATACTACACCCGAATCTATAAAAGAGGATGAACCTATCAAGAAGCCGGTTCCAAAAGCAGCTGTGAGTACTGTTGCTGTAAAGAAACGTGCACCAGCGAAGCGTAAAACTATCGAGCTTTCAGATGAGAGtgatttagaaattttaagtgaagatgacgatgaGGAGGAGAAAGTTATACCAAGGCAAAGATCTGCGAGAGCTTCTTCGCGCCCTATGAAGAATTATACCCAAACTGTTGAATTATCCGACGACAGTTTcattgatgatgacgatgtTGAAGTCAATTCTGATGCATCAttcaatgaagatattgattaA
- the RHO2 gene encoding Rho family GTPase RHO2 (similar to Saccharomyces cerevisiae RHO2 (YNL090W); ancestral locus Anc_2.200), translated as MSEKAIRRKLVIIGDGACGKTSLLYVFTLGKFPEEYHPTVFENYVTDCRVDGIKVSLALWDTAGQEEYERLRPFSYSNADVILIAFAVDDVESLENTRDKWAVEALRYCPEVPIILVGLKKDLRQANNKNRMVRPEDVQKIARAVGAKNYMECSALTGEGVDDVFEVATRTSLLVKEDPGHSCCTIS; from the coding sequence ATGTCAGAGAAGGCGATAAGGAGAAAGTTGGTGATTATTGGGGACGGTGCTTGCGGTAAGACGTCGTTATTGTATGTTTTCACATTGGGAAAGTTTCCTGAAGAGTATCATCCAACCGTATTCGAAAATTACGTGACTGATTGCAGAGTGGATGGAATCAAAGTGTCATTGGCATTGTGGGATACAGCAGGCCAAGAGGAGTACGAGAGATTGAGaccattttcatattcCAATGCGGATGTCATATTGATTGCATTTGCTGTCGATGATGTGGAATCTCTAGAGAATACTAGAGACAAGTGGGCAGTAGAGGCGCTTCGATATTGTCCCGAGGTCCCTATCATACTAGTCGGACTGAAAAAGGATTTAAGGCAAGCTAACAATAAGAATAGAATGGTCAGGCCAGAAGATGTGCAGAAAATTGCAAGAGCTGTAGGTGCAAAGAATTACATGGAATGTAGTGCGTTAACAGGGGAAGGTGTAGATGACGTTTTCGAAGTTGCCACCAGAACAAGCCTCCTGGTGAAGGAAGACCCTGGTCATAGCTGTTGTACTATATCATGA
- the NST1 gene encoding Nst1p (similar to Saccharomyces cerevisiae NST1 (YNL091W); ancestral locus Anc_2.199), which translates to MVNKKRKSKANKKKSHIHQTSGQIIQADVLNDDEYPTSRIIKRAPNGDVIVEPLNHDIASTRKKKIEKKDKLSFTLDSHWESLTSEEKKQILIIDKDELFGIIKQNQMVENTCNCSVCGRKHISMDKEIERIYNMLFEIDRIKDPDLNPVKFHLSIIKELQINNNIAPTAILDDPEHEPPSELIDATVNNNILNGESLKEEVLNFKQQKHEEDGELREKYLQFTKNFVSSHPKIAEEYVKRVMMYPEMKSITNDLINNSNQSFNNSNNFLKAIENFVIERTNSNNGTLSNPEELTTMLHDGKQLTQEEYVDLQHTIAERMTNSYDTKRKEFKEISPVEKELFTRFMFGENRKEFGEFLMQSFRDKFDSEFGGSSVSASLAAAAAAASLTSPLTMNNNHIEEDEYEDDYDDDYAEYESDSLSEYADSEDYEDYEEDDHHHHHQFYQDDENSYEDEDRDDEDEEDEAEDEVDEDDINENDEVENGNFDENNEHDDEEYESEIDEAERLEEGRKLIQIAITKLLQSRIMDSYHARQADNNRLKLLKELEDEQLKKKEKKEKKLKKKEKEKEKKKQQQLAKEEAQRRKAEEEERLRQENEKRELERRELQRQKVEEAKRKKDEEKRRKLEEQRKREELQEKQRKIKEEQRRKKEEEKRLKEEQKRIKEENRLQLEMQRKAEQEQMERDTKEKELQEIETKQKQQAKPRILKRESVLSQHTGETSVPIPNLGYPTLKDTLPSLNTDSPFGKQSVNDDIFEMINAAAASKTLTPSPSHLNTLLQQTSEPPTLGQQIMNPSPTSLPPQSQNGLLNGISNGIFNSMLPSAATNNAFSKEATTNNDNINQVHFNSNLFGIDLQPQSQAHVPQSFSAIPTWNTLSTPPVSSSQSLLNANQDSLPPTSQQQNVPLMGSVNPSQQPQKAKSFVDELNSLSNMLSSAGLADTSYHNNNSQSLWNDSRLSATHETMSMPLSHRRSIWDNNPQGISSSMLSNTDTPNNPNYLSSSIWSNSNSFNSSFMNNNVVANNNNDGNFTADSDIIIFDNIYKVYLTLMPLNPTTSYVPMELLYRNLGYLNLDYTAFENKLMQMQKIKRCEVVTDMTSGIKHVRLSGPSHDIPKSSGSALTQPFNSNDGNLSFSSASLLTPSAITGSQ; encoded by the coding sequence ATGGTTAacaagaagaggaaaagtAAAGCtaataagaagaaatcacATATCCACCAAACTTCCGGCCAGATAATACAGGCGGATGTGTTAAATGATGACGAATATCCAACATCAAGAATAATCAAGAGAGCTCCAAATGGTGACGTTATAGTAGAACCTTTGAATCATGATATAGCATCTACtaggaagaagaaaatagaaaaaaaggaTAAATTGTCTTTCACGCTGGACTCTCATTGGGAATCATTAACATCGgaggaaaagaaacagattttgattattgataaagatgaattgTTTGGAATCATAAAGCAAAATCAAATGGTGGAAAACACTTGTAATTGTTCTGTTTGTGGGCGTAAACATATTTCCATGGATAAGGAGATTGAAAGGATCTATAATATGTTATTTGAAATCGATAGGATTAAGGACCCAGATTTAAATCCAGTAAAATTCCATCTAAGTATCattaaagaattacaaaTCAACAATAATATAGCACCGACGGCAATACTGGATGATCCTGAGCATGAACCGCCGTCAGAACTTATAGATGCCACtgtaaataataatatattgaatGGTGAATCTTTGAAGGAAGAAGTATTGAATTTTAAACAACAAAAACATGAAGAAGATGGTGAATTAAgggaaaaatatttacaatttaccaaaaattTCGTATCATCACATCCAAAAATTGCAGAAGAATATGTAAAACGAGTAATGATGTACCCtgaaatgaaatcaataacaaatgatttaattaataatagtaatcAGAGTTTCAATAATAGCAATAATTTCTTAAAAGCCATTGAGAATTTCGTCATTGAAAGAACAAACAGTAACAATGGAACTCTATCAAATCCAGAGGAACTCACTACAATGTTACACGATGGGAAACAATTGACGCAAGAAGAGTACGTTGATTTACAACATACCATAGCTGAAAGAATGACCAACTCGTATGatacaaagagaaaagaatttaagGAAATATCTCCAGTGGagaaagaattatttacaagattCATGTTTGGTGAAAATAGGAAAGAATTTGGTGAGTTTTTGATGCAGTCCTTTAgagataaatttgatagtGAATTTGGTGGTTCTTCCGTTAGCGCTTCGCTAGCTGCcgctgctgctgctgcaTCTTTGACAAGCCCGCTAACAATGAATAACAATCATATTGAAGAGGACGAGTACGAAGATGACTATGATGATGACTATGCCGAATATGAGAGTGACTCTTTATCAGAATATGCTGATAGCGAAGACTACGAAGATTACGAAGAGGATGACcatcaccatcatcatcaattttatcaggatgatgaaaatagtTATGAGGACGAAGACCgggatgatgaagatgaagaagacgaagCTGAGGATGaagttgatgaagatgatattaatGAGAATGACGAAGTTGAAAACGGAAACTTTGATGAGAATAATGAAcatgatgatgaagagtaTGAAAGTGAAATAGATGAAGCTGAACGTCTCGAAGAAGGCCGTAAGCTGATTCAAATTGCGATAACCAAATTGTTACAAAGTAGGATAATGGATTCATACCATGCCAGACAAGCAGATAATAACAGAttaaaattgttaaaagaattagaagatgaacaattaaagaaaaaggagaaaaaagagaagaaattaaagaagaaggaaaaggaaaaggaaaagaaaaagcagCAACAACTAGCTAAAGAAGAGGCTCAAAGAAGGAaagctgaagaagaagaacgtCTTCGCcaggaaaatgaaaaacgTGAACTAGAAAGAAGAGAACTTCAAAGGCAAAAAGTAGAAGAAGctaaaaggaaaaaagatgaagaaaaaagacGTAAATTAGAAGAACAGCGTAAAAGAGAAGAGCTTCAAGAAAAACAGAGGAAAATAAAAGAGGAACAAAGACGtaaaaaagaagaggaaaagcgtttgaaagaagaacagAAGAgaataaaagaagaaaaccGTTTACAATTGGAAATGCAAAGGAAAGCAGAGCAAGAGCAAATGGAGAGAGACACTAAAGAGAAAGAACTACAAGAAATAGAGACCAAACAAAAGCAACAAGCGAAGCCAAGAATTTTAAAAAGAGAATCTGTACTTTCTCAACATACCGGCGAAACCTCGGTCCCTATACCAAATCTAGGCTATCCGACTTTGAAAGATACATTACCAAGTCTAAATACCGATTCTCCCTTCGGTAAGCAAAGtgttaatgatgatatctttgaaatgaTCAACGCCGCAGCCGCATCAAAAACATTGACACCTTCACCTTCCCATTTGAACACCCTGTTACAACAAACGAGCGAGCCTCCTACTCTAGGTCAACAAATTATGAATCCTTCTCCTACATCACTCCCTCCTCAATCACAAAATGGCCTTCTAAATGGTATTTCAAACggtattttcaattctatGCTACCTTCAGCTGCAACTAATAATGCATTTTCGAAAGAGGCTACTactaataatgataatattaaCCAGGTACATTTCAATAGCAACCTTTTTGGCATTGATTTGCAACCTCAGTCACAAGCGCACGTTCCACAATCCTTTTCTGCCATTCCAACGTGGAATACTCTCAGCACGCCGCCGGTTTCTTCATCACAATCTTTGCTAAATGCCAACCAAGACAGTCTTCCTCCAACTTCACAACAACAAAACGTTCCATTAATGGGTTCAGTAAATCCAAGTCAACAGCCCCAAAAGGCAAAGTCATTTGTTGATGAATTGAACTCACTGAGCAATATGTTATCATCAGCGGGACTTGCGGACACAAGTTatcataataataattcacAATCTCTATGGAATGATAGTAGGCTCTCTGCTACGCACGAAACAATGAGCATGCCATTGAGTCATAGAAGATCGATTTGGGACAATAATCCTCAAGGTATAAGCAGTTCCATGCTATCGAACACAGATACACCGAATAACCCTAATTACCTTTCATCGAGCATCTGGTCAAActcaaattctttcaattcgTCATTCatgaataataatgttgtagcaaataataataacgaCGGTAATTTTACCGCAGACAGTGACATCatcatatttgataatatttacaaGGTGTACCTGACTTTAATGCCATTGAATCCAACTACCTCATATGTGCCAATGGAGTTATTGTACAGAAATCTCGGGTATTTGAACCTCGACTATACggcttttgaaaataaactGATGCAAATGCAGAAAATAAAACGTTGTGAGGTAGTAACCGATATGACTAGTGGTATAAAACATGTTCGTTTGTCAGGTCCATCGCATGATATTCCAAAATCGTCAGGATCAGCACTTACCCAACCATTCAACTCTAACGATGgtaatttatcattttcttcgGCTTCCTTATTAACGCCGTCTGCTATAACAGGAAGTCAATAA
- the PUB1 gene encoding Pub1p (similar to Saccharomyces cerevisiae PUB1 (YNL016W); ancestral locus Anc_2.306) yields the protein MSDQQPSETVVPVENVIPASAKEGGRETSDKVLYIGNLDKSINEDALKQYFQVAGQIVDVKVMVDKKNNHVNYAFIEYSTNHDANVALQTLNGIQIENKNIKINWAFQSQTNLNDDTSFNLFIGDLNVNVDDTTLANAFKSCPGFLQAHVMWDMQTSRSRGYGFVSFDTHENAQAAMDQMQGHEINGRAIRINWATKRENMNNNSNNNTNNNNNNNQVRNRMMMEGQQNMPPPPPPMGSLPPVNPQAVEDMIRRAPPRVTTAYIGNIPHFATEPDLIPLLQNFGFILDFTHYPEKGCCFIKYDTHEQAAVCIVALSNFQFQGRNLRTGWGKERSTFIPPQGMMPPPMMTSEGEQQQQQQQLQPSE from the coding sequence ATGTCTGATCAGCAACCCTCTGAAACCGTCGTTCCTGTCGAAAACGTCATCCCTGCAAGTGCAAAAGAAGGTGGTAGAGAAACTTCCGATAAAGTTTTATACATTGGAAATTTGgataaatcaatcaatGAAGACGCCTTAAAACAATACTTCCAGGTAGCAGGCCAAATAGTAGACGTCAAAGTCATGGTAGACAAGAAAAACAACCACGTCAATTACGCCTTCATTGAATATTCTACTAATCATGACGCTAATGTCGCTTTACAAACTTTAAATGgtattcaaattgaaaataaaaatattaaaatcaattggGCTTTCCAATCTCAAACAAATTTGAACGATGACACTTCTTTCAACTTATTTATTGGTGATTTAAATGTTAATGTCGATGACACCACTTTAGCCAACGCTTTCAAATCATGCCCTGGTTTCTTACAAGCTCATGTCATGTGGGACATGCAAACTAGTAGATCAAGAGGTTACGGTTTCGTATCTTTTGACACCCACGAAAATGCTCAAGCCGCAATGGACCAAATGCAAGGTCACGAAATTAACGGCAGAGCCATCAGAATAAACTGGGCTACCAAACGtgaaaatatgaataaCAATAGCAATAACAATACgaataacaataataataataaccaAGTACGTAACAGAATGATGATGGAAGGTCAACAAAACATGCCTCCTCCACCACCTCCAATGGGCTCTCTTCCTCCTGTCAACCCACAAGCTGTCGAAGACATGATAAGAAGAGCTCCACCAAGAGTCACCACTGCTTACATCGGTAATATTCCACATTTCGCCACTGAACCAGATTTAATTCCTCTTTTACAAAACTTCGGTTTCATCCTAGACTTCACCCATTACCCAGAAAAGGGCTGCTGCTTCATCAAATATGATACCCACGAACAAGCCGCTGTCTGTATCGTAGCATTATCAAACTTCCAATTCCAAGGAAGAAACTTAAGAACCGGCTGGGGTAAAGAAAGATCCACCTTCATCCCTCCTCAAGGTATGATGCCTCCTCCAATGATGACCTCCGAAGGAgaacaacagcaacagcaacagcaactCCAACCTTCCGAATAG
- the SDS3 gene encoding Sds3p (similar to Saccharomyces cerevisiae SDS3 (YIL084C); ancestral locus Anc_2.301), with the protein MMNSKDISRKDKRRYNLENKIFKIQSSFKAERDLHYRNKLTKLQTNLTSLHQGNNPIFQGKLHDLEEERDLDLVRLRLFEEYRVIRSKIEFHEDIDKIKSNHENLVKLCKEKLYQLISSQIKKLKQEKILLDVANSNSYSMNYNNGMFQQKFTRSQTTTNGWESSSNSNTDTATSLNTAGRSLRRRGAGNVTESNEESDINRTASNLNATSDYNSDTNDFFQSLNEHTDLQNLLFGDAQNATQSTTTTTKKKTRGNQRYSTKSAPPLQSLSIDEVTDDIELIRHLTDQKPSPFKRT; encoded by the coding sequence ATGATGAATTCTAAGGACATATCTCGCAAGGACAAGAGAAGGTACAACCTGGAAAATAAGATATTTAAGATTCAGAGTAGTTTCAAAGCAGAAAGGGATCTTCATTATCGTAACAAATTGACAAAGTTACAAACAAATTTAACTAGTTTACATCAAGGAAACAATCCTATCTTTCAAGGAAAATTACACgatttggaagaagaaagagatttgGACTTGGTGAGATTACGTCTTTTCGAAGAATATAGAGTGATTAGATCCAAAATTGAGTTCCATGAAGAcattgataaaatcaaatcaaatcatGAAAATTTAGTTAAATTATGCAAAGAAAAACTGTACcaattgatttcatcacAAATTAAGAAATTAAAACAAGAGAAGATTCTTTTAGATGTagcaaattcaaattcttattcaatgaattaCAATAATGGAATGtttcaacaaaaatttACTAGAAGTCAAACAACCACTAATGGTTGGGAATCTTCTTCCAATAGTAATACGGATACAGCAACATCGTTAAACACAGCTGGAAGATCTTTAAGAAGACGTGGTGCTGGCAATGTCACTGAAAGTAATGAAGAATCTGATATCAACAGAACAgcttcaaatttgaatgctACTAGTGATTACAATTCAGATACTAACgatttctttcaaagcTTGAATGAACATACTGATTTACAAAACTTACTTTTTGGTGATGCCCAAAATGCAACCCAATCTACTACAACAACtacaaaaaagaaaacaagaGGCAACCAACGTTATTCGACAAAATCTGCACCACCTCTTCAGTCATTGTCCATTGACGAAGTTACTGATGACATCGAACTAATAAGACATTTAACAGACCAGAAACCATCCCCTTTTAAGAGGACATGA